From a region of the Halomonas sp. HL-93 genome:
- a CDS encoding response regulator — protein sequence MRLIIVEDDPMIARSLDNALARLSNTVDIFSLASEARAALRNDTFDLILLDLGLPDGDGLELLGELRDRNDRTPVLILTARDGIDDRVRGLDLGADDYLAKPFSVAELEARVRALLRRSQQRSDNRLKYGSLCLDPTAGAATLDGTILELPRRELRLLEGLLLHAGNIAPREMLEGRVFSYGDVGPNALEVYVSRLRKRLQGSCLRIRTFRGLGYRLEDTQR from the coding sequence ATGCGCCTAATCATTGTTGAAGACGATCCGATGATCGCCCGCTCTCTGGACAATGCGCTTGCTCGGCTGAGTAATACGGTTGATATCTTCTCGCTTGCCAGCGAGGCGCGTGCGGCGTTGCGGAATGACACTTTCGATCTTATTTTGCTTGATCTGGGCTTGCCCGATGGTGACGGCCTTGAATTACTGGGTGAGTTACGTGATCGCAACGACAGAACACCTGTGCTGATTCTCACGGCCCGGGACGGCATCGATGACCGAGTCCGTGGTCTTGACCTGGGCGCGGACGACTACCTTGCCAAACCGTTCTCGGTTGCAGAGCTTGAAGCCCGAGTGCGTGCCTTGCTGCGACGCAGCCAGCAGCGTAGCGATAACCGGTTGAAATATGGATCTTTGTGCCTGGATCCAACTGCCGGCGCCGCGACACTCGATGGCACAATACTTGAACTACCCCGCCGTGAGCTGCGCTTGCTTGAAGGGCTGCTGTTACACGCGGGCAATATTGCTCCACGCGAGATGCTGGAAGGGCGAGTGTTTAGCTACGGTGACGTTGGCCCCAACGCACTGGAAGTTTATGTGAGCCGCCTACGCAAGCGACTTCAAGGGAGTTGCCTGCGTATCCGAACATTTCGTGGCCTGGGCTATCGCCTTGAGGATACGCAAAGGTGA
- a CDS encoding tripartite tricarboxylate transporter permease encodes MFDFLIDGFGVALTPLNLGLAFLGALLGTLFGALPGIGPINGIAILMPLAYTLGLPAESSLILLAAVYTGAEYGGRMSSILLNVPGDAGAVMTTLDGYPLAQQGLAGPALGLSAVSSFIGATIAIIGLTLFAPLLAEVAVMFGPAEFFALMIFAFSSMSVMMGKDPIKTAIGAVLGVIIGTVGVDSGSGVLRYTFGLPELYDGIDFVVMIIGLFAISEILLMLEHAHRSEDDGKLPPLGRVFVTLKEVLACKGAIGRSGLLGFIIGVLPGTGASVAGAVSYTTEKRLSDKDNTFGKGDMRGLAAPESANNAAAVGSFVPMLTLGIPGSGTTAVLLGALMLYNITPGPMMFTEQPEVAGGLIASLYIGNVVLLILNLPLAGVFARVLTIPRWVLVPAIAILAFVGVYQLHSDLFAIYLMLVIGVFGYLLRKMGFSLAPVILGYVLGGLMEQNLRRALSISGGEVGILWQSGISLGLWVAAALLLVLPWLVPKLLAARR; translated from the coding sequence ATGTTCGATTTCCTGATCGACGGCTTCGGGGTTGCTCTAACCCCTCTCAACCTGGGCCTGGCCTTTCTTGGCGCCCTGCTGGGCACCCTGTTTGGCGCCTTGCCAGGCATTGGCCCGATCAACGGCATCGCCATTCTAATGCCGCTGGCCTACACCCTTGGCTTGCCAGCTGAGTCATCGCTGATCCTGCTGGCCGCCGTCTATACCGGCGCTGAATACGGCGGGCGCATGTCGAGCATCCTGCTCAATGTGCCCGGTGATGCCGGCGCTGTCATGACCACCCTGGATGGCTACCCACTGGCACAGCAAGGGCTCGCAGGCCCCGCTCTAGGCCTTTCGGCCGTCAGTTCATTCATTGGCGCTACCATTGCCATTATTGGCCTGACACTCTTTGCGCCGCTACTGGCAGAGGTCGCAGTGATGTTCGGCCCGGCAGAATTTTTTGCGCTCATGATCTTCGCTTTCTCCTCCATGTCAGTGATGATGGGCAAAGATCCCATCAAGACCGCCATTGGCGCGGTGCTTGGCGTGATCATTGGCACCGTAGGGGTTGACTCCGGTAGCGGCGTGTTGCGCTACACCTTCGGTTTGCCAGAGCTCTACGATGGCATCGACTTTGTGGTGATGATCATCGGACTGTTTGCCATCAGCGAAATTCTGCTGATGCTTGAACATGCCCACCGCTCGGAGGACGACGGCAAGCTCCCGCCTCTGGGTCGCGTGTTTGTCACCCTCAAAGAGGTGTTGGCGTGTAAAGGCGCTATCGGTCGCTCGGGGTTGCTCGGCTTTATCATTGGCGTTCTACCTGGAACCGGTGCGTCGGTGGCTGGTGCCGTCTCCTACACCACCGAGAAGCGCCTTTCCGACAAGGACAACACCTTTGGCAAGGGCGACATGCGCGGATTGGCAGCACCAGAGTCGGCCAATAACGCCGCTGCAGTCGGCTCCTTCGTGCCTATGCTGACGCTTGGCATACCGGGCTCTGGCACCACGGCCGTATTGCTTGGGGCGCTGATGCTTTACAACATCACTCCCGGGCCAATGATGTTTACCGAGCAGCCTGAAGTGGCGGGCGGCCTGATCGCCTCACTTTACATTGGCAATGTAGTGTTACTGATCCTCAATCTGCCACTGGCTGGCGTATTTGCTCGCGTGCTGACCATTCCGCGCTGGGTACTGGTACCCGCCATTGCTATTCTGGCGTTCGTTGGCGTCTATCAGTTGCACTCCGATCTTTTTGCTATCTACCTGATGCTTGTCATCGGTGTGTTTGGTTATCTCCTGCGCAAGATGGGATTCTCTCTGGCGCCAGTGATTCTCGGCTACGTGCTGGGGGGCTTGATGGAGCAGAACCTCCGCCGTGCTCTGTCCATTAGCGGTGGCGAAGTCGGGATTCTATGGCAGTCAGGCATTTCACTGGGGCTGTGGGTTGCCGCTGCCTTACTGCTAGTACTGCCCTGGTTAGTACCAAAACTACTCGCGGCCAGACGCTAA
- a CDS encoding tripartite tricarboxylate transporter TctB family protein, producing the protein MRIAADRVMGIALIGLAAFIAVQAAQMEMPFSSEPVGPKAFPLGLSILLILLSLVLIFRPGDNGSWPHKALALRLILVLVLLLAYAVLFTQLGFIASSLLVITALARLFDATWGKALITGIVMSIVGYFLFTAALGISLPSGYLFASFI; encoded by the coding sequence ATGAGAATCGCCGCCGACCGCGTAATGGGCATAGCCCTGATCGGTCTGGCGGCGTTTATCGCCGTCCAGGCCGCCCAAATGGAAATGCCCTTCAGCTCCGAACCCGTGGGCCCCAAGGCCTTTCCGCTGGGGCTGTCGATTTTGCTGATACTACTATCATTGGTGCTGATTTTCAGACCCGGCGATAACGGCAGTTGGCCGCACAAGGCACTGGCGCTCAGGTTGATACTGGTGCTGGTCTTGCTGTTGGCCTACGCCGTCTTGTTCACACAACTGGGGTTTATCGCCTCATCGCTGTTGGTGATAACAGCCCTGGCGCGACTGTTCGATGCGACCTGGGGCAAAGCCCTGATCACCGGCATTGTCATGTCGATTGTCGGCTATTTTCTGTTCACCGCCGCCCTTGGCATCAGTCTGCCTTCTGGCTACTTGTTCGCCAGCTTCATCTAA
- a CDS encoding Bug family tripartite tricarboxylate transporter substrate binding protein, with protein sequence MKINPILRRTSGLAVIGSALFFGHAYAQTIPESTECIAPAKPGGGYDLTCRLAANGLQDTGLISKPMMVSYMPGGIGAVAYNHVNGVRTDDPSLIVAASTGAAVNLALGKFGEYDADEVRWLGALGVDYGAIVVSSDAPWENLDELMADLKEDPNEIAFGAGGTVGSQDWMKAALTAKSGDISPRDLRYVAFEGGGEALAALLGDHIQVFTGDLSELKSQLESGKIRVLASLSEERMGGPYAEIPTAAEQGYDVEWPIWRGYYMGPEVSDEAYEAWIERMQAVAEDPVFAELREARGLFPMSRFGEDFDSYVQEQVAEFKGLAEEVGLTQ encoded by the coding sequence ATGAAGATCAACCCAATCCTTCGCCGCACCTCTGGCCTTGCAGTGATCGGAAGTGCATTGTTTTTCGGCCACGCCTACGCGCAGACGATCCCAGAGTCCACCGAGTGCATCGCGCCTGCCAAACCCGGTGGAGGCTACGATTTGACGTGCCGACTGGCGGCCAATGGCCTTCAGGATACAGGGCTGATAAGCAAACCGATGATGGTGAGCTATATGCCCGGCGGCATCGGCGCGGTGGCTTACAACCACGTTAACGGTGTACGCACCGATGATCCCAGCCTTATTGTAGCCGCCAGTACCGGAGCTGCCGTCAACCTGGCGCTTGGCAAGTTTGGCGAGTACGACGCTGATGAGGTTCGCTGGCTGGGCGCGCTCGGCGTCGACTATGGCGCTATCGTCGTCAGTTCCGATGCACCGTGGGAAAACCTTGACGAGCTGATGGCCGACCTGAAAGAAGATCCCAACGAGATTGCCTTCGGTGCTGGCGGAACGGTCGGCAGCCAAGACTGGATGAAGGCCGCCCTGACCGCCAAGTCTGGCGATATATCCCCGCGAGATCTGCGCTACGTTGCCTTCGAGGGTGGCGGTGAGGCCCTGGCGGCATTGCTGGGCGACCACATCCAGGTGTTCACCGGCGACCTTTCGGAACTCAAGTCTCAGCTTGAGAGCGGCAAGATCCGCGTACTGGCGTCACTTTCCGAAGAGCGGATGGGCGGCCCCTACGCCGAGATCCCCACCGCAGCCGAGCAGGGCTACGACGTGGAATGGCCGATCTGGCGTGGCTATTACATGGGCCCTGAAGTCAGCGATGAAGCCTATGAGGCCTGGATCGAACGCATGCAGGCGGTGGCAGAAGATCCTGTCTTTGCCGAGCTGCGTGAGGCGCGCGGCCTGTTCCCGATGTCACGCTTCGGCGAAGATTTTGACAGCTACGTCCAGGAGCAGGTTGCCGAGTTTAAAGGATTGGCTGAAGAAGTGGGGCTAACGCAATGA
- a CDS encoding LrgB family protein, which yields MELTSFWVYFNARPLFWIVITLGAYLVASALNHKAGGTALLHPVLVAMLMIILLLTLSGTDYDTYFEGAQFIHFLLGPATVALAVPLYDHRARIRQMLLPLLVVCLSGSLTAVVTTVLIGQLFGASDALLLSMAPKSVTSPIAIGISEQIGGFPSLSAGLSLTTGMMGCLLAPLVFRVLKVRSHTSSGFALGLAAHGFGTAYAMQRSTLAGAFAGLAMGMTGIFSSVLIPLVSQLLGLN from the coding sequence ATGGAGCTCACCAGTTTTTGGGTTTACTTCAACGCTCGGCCACTATTCTGGATTGTGATTACTCTGGGGGCTTATCTGGTAGCCAGTGCGCTTAATCATAAGGCAGGTGGCACGGCGCTGCTACATCCTGTGCTGGTTGCTATGTTGATGATCATCTTGCTGCTGACCCTTAGCGGCACCGACTACGACACCTACTTTGAAGGGGCGCAGTTTATTCATTTCCTGCTGGGTCCCGCCACCGTCGCTCTGGCCGTGCCCCTTTATGATCACCGTGCACGTATTCGCCAAATGCTGCTGCCATTGCTGGTAGTTTGCCTAAGCGGCAGCCTGACGGCCGTCGTGACCACTGTGTTGATTGGCCAGCTTTTTGGTGCCAGCGATGCGCTGTTGCTATCAATGGCCCCTAAATCAGTCACGTCTCCCATCGCCATTGGCATCTCGGAACAGATAGGCGGGTTCCCATCACTATCCGCCGGTTTATCATTGACCACCGGCATGATGGGCTGCCTGTTAGCCCCACTGGTATTTCGTGTTCTCAAGGTGCGTTCACATACCTCAAGCGGCTTCGCTCTGGGCCTGGCCGCACACGGGTTCGGAACGGCCTATGCCATGCAACGCAGCACCCTCGCAGGCGCTTTTGCCGGCTTGGCGATGGGCATGACGGGGATATTCAGCTCCGTGTTGATTCCGCTTGTCAGTCAATTACTCGGCTTGAATTGA
- a CDS encoding sensor histidine kinase, whose protein sequence is MIHVKGTLKARLAILLMVMVSGLGTLLLIEAYYSTQRAAERAYDSQLEAAALTTAESVQWEGSDPVVRIPPAALQILATSHQERVFYAVLDHNGRRISANLDIPIPKAGRDRAAIEPTWLDLTQAGTRWRLHGREYDSAGWDIQDPVQIWVGHTVSGRQALAKELFDRAVIRFIAMVLLAGILMLLAMRVALKPMRKLRHQLRRRKADDIRPLNADVPEELREMVETLDTLFTRQRESRDNLLRFTADASHQLKTPLAGLQSTSELALHSREPGEWYRALSDVHDGAKRTSRLASQLLSLARLRHIEEADELMPLDLKTTLHDTVLEWAQREVAMNHDLGLDELPAGPVMVRAQAWALRELLGNLIDNAVRYTPSGSVITLGLKNIDNHIILYIEDNGPGVDPEVRNRMFQPFERGGRQDTHGSGLGLAIVDSIAQRHAAELRVKERQPHGLRFELHFLAIREET, encoded by the coding sequence GTGATTCATGTTAAAGGCACGCTAAAAGCGCGTCTGGCTATCTTGCTAATGGTCATGGTCTCGGGCCTTGGTACGCTACTGTTGATAGAGGCTTATTATTCAACCCAGCGCGCGGCTGAGCGTGCTTACGATAGTCAGCTTGAAGCGGCGGCACTGACGACCGCCGAGTCGGTTCAATGGGAAGGTAGCGACCCTGTCGTAAGGATTCCTCCCGCCGCCCTGCAAATTCTGGCCACCTCTCATCAGGAGCGGGTCTTCTACGCCGTGCTCGACCATAACGGACGACGAATTTCGGCCAACCTCGATATCCCTATACCCAAGGCAGGGCGAGACAGGGCGGCCATCGAGCCAACCTGGCTCGATCTGACGCAGGCAGGGACGCGCTGGAGGTTGCATGGTAGAGAATACGACTCGGCGGGATGGGACATTCAAGATCCGGTGCAGATCTGGGTGGGGCATACGGTCAGTGGGCGCCAGGCACTGGCAAAAGAGCTGTTCGATCGAGCGGTCATTCGTTTTATCGCCATGGTGCTGCTGGCAGGCATCCTGATGCTGTTGGCGATGCGAGTGGCATTGAAACCGATGCGCAAGCTGCGTCATCAATTGCGGCGCCGCAAGGCCGATGACATACGGCCCCTCAATGCCGACGTTCCGGAAGAATTACGTGAAATGGTCGAAACGCTCGATACCCTGTTTACCCGCCAGCGCGAAAGCCGCGACAACCTGCTACGTTTCACGGCTGACGCCAGCCATCAGCTCAAGACCCCACTAGCGGGCTTGCAGAGTACCAGCGAGCTGGCCTTGCACAGCCGTGAGCCTGGTGAGTGGTATCGAGCTCTGTCGGACGTCCACGACGGTGCAAAGCGCACCAGTCGCCTTGCCAGCCAGCTGTTGAGCCTTGCGCGCCTGCGCCATATTGAAGAGGCTGACGAGCTCATGCCGCTCGACCTGAAAACCACGCTACATGACACCGTGCTTGAATGGGCGCAACGTGAAGTGGCGATGAACCATGATCTGGGGCTGGACGAGCTGCCTGCCGGGCCTGTCATGGTTCGGGCGCAAGCGTGGGCGCTCCGTGAGCTGCTGGGCAACTTGATCGATAACGCAGTTCGCTATACCCCTTCAGGTAGCGTCATTACCCTGGGACTAAAGAACATCGACAATCACATCATACTTTATATCGAGGATAACGGTCCTGGGGTGGATCCCGAGGTTCGCAATCGGATGTTTCAACCCTTCGAACGCGGCGGGCGTCAGGATACGCACGGATCAGGCCTCGGTCTGGCCATTGTTGATTCCATTGCGCAACGCCATGCGGCCGAACTGCGGGTCAAAGAAAGACAGCCTCATGGGCTTCGGTTTGAGCTGCATTTTCTAGCCATAAGAGAGGAAACCTAA
- a CDS encoding ABC transporter substrate-binding protein has protein sequence MHRLWLMTALLVVCFSSSQRLQAMPLVVEAALDRQVVAPLLEAFEQAHPDIELTYRDRSTLQVNDLIETADPPPDVVISSAMPWQMNRVNQGYAQPLDSAQASEWPDWAKWRNELFGFTFEPIVMAYRLDLTRHILPPQTHADLHTLLSEQREMLQGKVTTYSPSESGIGYTLFQQDARYTDKFWDLVTVLGDADAQLESNTRAMLEGITEGRYWLGYNLLGSYAMVWAQENPEVIVQVPQDYALVMMRTGFIHRDAPHPRAAQTFMNFLLSRDGQRVLASQTPLFSVRPDVVGPYTAQRLRDQVGDRLYPITLNASVLAFVDALRRDAFMARWQREFSRYQSGNDE, from the coding sequence ATGCACCGCCTATGGCTGATGACGGCCCTGCTGGTTGTCTGTTTTTCATCCTCTCAGCGTTTGCAAGCGATGCCCCTGGTGGTAGAAGCCGCTTTGGATCGACAGGTAGTCGCGCCTCTGCTGGAGGCTTTCGAACAAGCCCACCCCGATATCGAACTCACCTACCGTGACCGTTCAACATTGCAAGTCAATGACTTGATAGAGACAGCGGATCCGCCACCCGACGTGGTAATCAGCTCTGCAATGCCCTGGCAGATGAACCGGGTGAACCAAGGCTATGCTCAACCATTGGATTCTGCACAGGCCAGTGAATGGCCTGACTGGGCAAAATGGCGTAATGAGCTATTTGGCTTCACTTTTGAGCCGATCGTCATGGCTTACCGGCTTGATTTAACGCGTCATATCCTGCCACCGCAAACCCATGCGGATCTTCACACGCTGCTAAGCGAGCAGCGTGAGATGTTACAGGGTAAGGTAACCACCTACTCTCCGTCAGAAAGCGGGATTGGCTACACCTTGTTTCAGCAGGATGCGCGTTATACAGACAAGTTTTGGGATCTGGTGACGGTATTGGGAGATGCCGACGCACAGCTCGAATCCAATACTCGCGCGATGCTTGAAGGGATTACAGAAGGGCGCTATTGGCTGGGTTACAACCTGTTGGGTTCCTACGCCATGGTGTGGGCACAGGAAAATCCTGAGGTGATTGTGCAGGTGCCCCAGGACTATGCCTTGGTGATGATGCGGACAGGGTTTATCCATCGTGATGCCCCGCATCCGCGGGCAGCGCAAACCTTTATGAACTTTCTACTCAGCCGCGATGGCCAGCGTGTCCTGGCGTCGCAAACACCGCTTTTCAGCGTGCGGCCCGATGTTGTTGGTCCCTACACCGCTCAACGCTTACGCGATCAAGTTGGCGACCGCCTCTATCCCATTACACTCAACGCATCGGTGCTTGCCTTTGTTGATGCGCTACGTCGCGATGCGTTTATGGCGCGGTGGCAACGAGAGTTCAGTCGCTATCAAAGCGGTAACGATGAGTGA
- a CDS encoding AraC family transcriptional regulator, translating to MNNVAYPHSLAGPAQSIAEPMCQQLADLVSARMSNEGLNETDIPGLSLFRVDAPTSCMSAVYEPSLCVIAQGREVVQLGDREIVYDALSYMVSSVDLPVNRFVVDASPEHPFLAIKINIDPAEVAELVLQLGDSPHASEPTDAPYSGCGMCVAQVDLGILDAMTRLVRLLDSPTDVPVLAPLIRREIIYRALVGEMGPRMREFASADSQSNRIFQVISVLKDRFAEPLRVRQLADDVNMSESALYHSFKQATCMSPLQFQKKLRLHEARLLMLREGLEASTASYRVGYESPSQFSREYSRMFGAPPRSDIAKLRGETRISVPA from the coding sequence ATGAATAACGTCGCCTATCCCCACTCTCTAGCCGGTCCAGCGCAGTCAATTGCCGAGCCTATGTGCCAGCAACTCGCCGATCTGGTCTCGGCCAGAATGAGCAATGAGGGTCTGAATGAAACGGATATTCCGGGATTAAGCCTGTTTCGCGTAGACGCGCCTACCAGCTGTATGTCTGCAGTCTACGAGCCGTCTCTCTGCGTCATCGCCCAGGGGCGTGAGGTGGTGCAACTGGGGGATCGGGAAATCGTCTATGATGCGCTCAGCTATATGGTGTCCAGCGTCGACCTGCCGGTTAACAGGTTTGTGGTAGACGCCTCGCCTGAGCATCCGTTTCTAGCCATTAAGATCAATATCGACCCCGCCGAAGTCGCCGAACTGGTGCTGCAGTTGGGCGATTCCCCCCATGCCAGCGAACCCACTGATGCCCCTTATTCAGGCTGTGGTATGTGTGTTGCCCAGGTCGACTTGGGGATTCTGGATGCCATGACCCGGCTGGTTCGGCTACTCGACTCGCCCACGGATGTTCCCGTGCTGGCGCCTTTGATTCGCCGTGAGATCATTTACCGCGCCTTGGTAGGGGAGATGGGCCCACGCATGCGCGAGTTCGCCTCCGCCGACAGCCAGTCAAACCGCATTTTTCAGGTGATTTCGGTACTCAAGGACCGTTTTGCTGAGCCGCTGCGGGTGCGGCAACTGGCGGACGATGTGAATATGAGTGAATCTGCGCTCTATCACAGCTTCAAGCAGGCCACCTGCATGTCGCCGTTACAATTTCAGAAGAAGCTGCGGCTGCACGAAGCGCGCTTATTGATGCTTAGAGAGGGGCTAGAAGCCTCCACTGCCAGCTATCGGGTCGGTTACGAAAGCCCATCGCAATTTAGCCGCGAATACAGCCGCATGTTTGGCGCACCACCGCGGAGTGATATTGCCAAGTTACGTGGCGAAACCCGCATAAGCGTGCCCGCTTAG
- a CDS encoding CidA/LrgA family protein, translating to MVQGFLILLICQLIGEWLMVWFGWPIPGPVAGMMLLLIGLMLFGRVPDGLRLPAEGLVRHLSLLFVPAGVGLMLFAETLAQQWLTILVSLLLSTLITLSLTGWMLQAWETRQYKHKE from the coding sequence ATGGTTCAGGGTTTTTTGATACTGCTGATTTGCCAATTAATTGGCGAATGGCTAATGGTATGGTTCGGCTGGCCAATTCCAGGCCCGGTGGCGGGAATGATGCTCCTACTGATTGGGCTGATGCTCTTTGGCCGCGTGCCCGATGGCCTACGCTTACCCGCCGAGGGCTTAGTTCGGCATTTATCGCTGCTGTTTGTGCCAGCGGGCGTAGGCTTGATGCTATTTGCAGAGACACTCGCCCAGCAGTGGCTTACGATCCTGGTGTCGCTGCTACTGAGCACCCTTATTACCCTGTCGCTAACCGGCTGGATGCTGCAGGCGTGGGAAACACGTCAATACAAGCATAAGGAATAA